In Cellulomonas sp. JZ18, the DNA window TACGTGACGCAGCAGGGCGGCGGCCCGGTGGACGTCGACGAGCTGGACGGCCTGACCGTCTCGCACTGGGGCGGGCACCCGCAGTGGTGGTTCAACCTGCGCGCGTCCAACACGGAGCCGCTCCTGCGGCTCAACGTCGAGGCGGCGGACGAGGACATCATGGAGAAGGTGCGCGACGACGTGCTCGCGCTCGTCCGCGAGGAGGAGGTCCGGTGAGCGGGGACCGTCAGGACGAGGAGGCCGCGACCACGCTGGAGCCCTGGGCCCGGGCCCTGCTGCGCTGCCCCGTCACGGGCGCCGAGCTCGTCGACGGCACGGACGCGGACGGTCGGCCGGTCCTCGTGAGCCAGGACGCCGAGCGGCCGCTGGTCTAC includes these proteins:
- a CDS encoding Trm112 family protein, coding for MSGDRQDEEAATTLEPWARALLRCPVTGAELVDGTDADGRPVLVSQDAERPLVYPVRDGIPVLLADEARPA